AAAAGAAAATTTGATAATTATTTAGAGTAATTCTAAATTGAAATTCAATGATTCTGTCAATCAAGTAGATAAATAAAAACTAGAAATGAAAATTGGTTTAAAATAGTTATAAGATAACTTTAATTCATTAATGTAAGGAGCTTTTGAAGGAGAATTATTTAACTAAGTAATATTACATAATTAATATGAGGTGATTAAATGAGAAATATACCAGATGAGATTAGAAGCTCGATAATAAATATATTTCCAAAAGAAAATACTATGGCCATCATAATATTTGGTAGTTATGGAACAGATATGCACACATCAGAAAGTGATATAGATATAGCATGGATTCCTATCAAAAAAGTACCAATTACGGAACTTGCAACAAAAACAGAGGCTCTAAGAAATATATTAGATGTTGATGTAGACTTAAAAATTGTTACAGATAACTATACAATAGCACTTAAAAAGGCTATTTTAGAAGGTGATATTATTTATGAATCTAACGGTTTTAAGGATTATATAAATAATTTCTATTTTGAAAATAGTGATGTAATAGATATCTTAGATTGGAGGGATATGTATGGTAATTAGAAATAAATTGTCTTGGAATTCAATAGAAGAAGTAAATAGGGATTTTGGTTCTTGCTTATATGATTTGCAAAACTTCAAAATACTATATACTAAAGAAGAAATGCCTGAATTATGGGATAGATATGTAAAAGAAGGTTTTAAAAGCTATATGGTCTCATTTCTAGAATTAACAAAAGCAATGTTGTATTACAAATCAATTAATTTAAACATAAAATCTAAGACTTTCTATGATTATCTATTGGCCTGTGAGTATCACAACTTATTGCCAAAAAATTCTTCTATAGTTATAGAAACACTTAGAAAGTTAAGAAATGATGATTCTCATGGATATGATATACCGCAGTTTGAAGATATGTATGAGTTGTTTACAGAAAATGAAGAGGTATTTGTTAGTATAAGAAATACTTGTAAAAAATGATTTTTAGTGAAAAGCATTTTAACTAATATCTAAAATATGTATTCTATATGTTACTATAAAACTCTAAGAGTATTATAAAATAAAAATACAACATCTTAATATAGCTTTAGAATCTAAATTTATATTAAGATGTTGCATTTAATTAAAATTAATACAAATATTGCATAATTAAATCATCAATATTAAAAGTTAATAAAAACAAAATATAAAATATCACTATACAAATATATGCATATAAATTTATTATAAAGATTAACAAATTAGATATGATATACAAGTTATTAAGAAGAACTAGATGTACTTCTATTATATTGAGATATAAAACCTTTAGGCATTTTACTTATAAAATACACAACCATAATACAAGATAAAGGCTTGTCTACTATATTACTAAGGATTCTTGGAAAGAATGCAGCAGTAAATATCTTCTGACCAGATTGAACTAAAAAACCAACCAATAAATCAGCACCACTTCCACTTAAACCACCAAACAATAAAACTGAAATAGGAGTACCAATTAAAGGACAAGCAACAGATAGAATTAGTCCTGTA
This sequence is a window from Clostridioides difficile. Protein-coding genes within it:
- a CDS encoding nucleotidyltransferase domain-containing protein — encoded protein: MRNIPDEIRSSIINIFPKENTMAIIIFGSYGTDMHTSESDIDIAWIPIKKVPITELATKTEALRNILDVDVDLKIVTDNYTIALKKAILEGDIIYESNGFKDYINNFYFENSDVIDILDWRDMYGN